The genomic DNA ATTGGGTAGCTTTTCCAGCTTTGTGGCTCTGCAGCTCCTTCTGTTCTGTGAACAGCTCCAAGGAATACCTCTCTTAGAGGCCACTTGTGTGTCTCAGAGCTAAGACTATTTCTAGAGGAAATAGTCCCTCCCTCTGTTCTAGCCCTAGAGCTCTACAAGCCTTTCTTCCAAGAATTGTGCTCCATTGAGAATTTTAGTGTGGTGGCCCTGCTATCTTGCATCTATCTGCTTCCTCCATGCCTGTATCTGTCATCAGCACCTTCTTTCTTGCTCagtgatttttatctgttttatttgtgACTTCTTTCAGGCTGAGGTCAAATCCTCCCAGGACAGCTTATTTGCTGAACATTTCAGAGATTTTCAAATGCTTAGGAGCACCACAGCATTGCTTGATCCTTTCAGGTTCATGAGGACTTGGATATTATATGGATTATTCCCAGTTTCACCAGTCAATCTCAAGGCCACCTGCCCAGATTTCTGCCTAGGTTACCATTTTCTCCTACTGGGGGTGAGTATTTGTGATTTTTGGGGAGTTTGTCATTTCCTGTTGGACTAAGTTTGATTATTTCCCTTCACTACACTGCTCCTTACCACGTACTTTCTAACTTTGTGTTTAGGCTGTCCGTACCTTGATCTAGGGACATttgtcatttgtcatttctatgtCATTGAATATTATTGAAGACGTTATCTCtaggtttttattctattttttcttttcttttctttttggtaatggTTGGTTAATTTGGCATTCAGGAGGTGTTCAGAGGAGATTCAGATCTATATTGCTGCTATGTTTAGGGAAATATCATGTCACTCAGTCCTTATggctttattttagaaaagttatTTCAAGATCCTttgtggaaaagaaaaaccatggaaaaggatatttctttaaaaaatgatatgttTCTGCCTCAGTGTCTGCTTTTCTCAATCACCCAACAGAGCTGAATTATGCAATAGCCTGTTCACTCTCCAGTGAAAGCCACTGTGTTTGTATTTACCTCTGCCAAGTGTCCACATAGCCTATGTGGGCTGCACCATGTGTGGTTTGCATGAATTTGAAGAGGATTCTTCTCTCCTCGTGGCTATTATTCTACAGGGATTATGTTCTCTTAATGTCCTGATATTATTAAGCTACCTCTTTTCTATTTCAGCATGTGAAATCTCTGGGCTTGGGCTCACCACAGGCCATTAAGATCCATATTCTAGCAAACTGTGGGCCAATATGCCATTGCTGCTGAAGCAGACACACCCCCCATTAATCACTGGTGTCTGTTAGGCTTCTGTAGAGTCCTTACTAGCTCCCTAGAAGAAAGTTAATCATCCTCCTAGTCATGCCCAAGGGATTAGTACACAAAACTTTTCTCCTTGTTTTAACTTGTGAATTTCAGGTGTTAACATCATGTATATTGCTTGGTCAGAATGACAAGCATATAGGTTCCATTTTAGAAGACtgaagaatattatttatttcaaaagtgaAAAGTTGGTCACAACTATTgtgtatctttaatttttcaagtttAAAGATTCTCAGAAGTATTATTTGTTTAAAGTATATTTGGCGATACCTTTTATCTCAAGTCACATATTCTCCAGTTATAGCATGGTTTACAtaagtttttgtctgttttgagaTTTAATTAAAACCATAGGTGGAACCTGTTTATTGGGACAAATAAAAGAGTCTAATTGAAGACCCTCTTCCTTGTTAGCTCTGAGAGAAGTCATCTTTGACAATCTGTGAGACAGTTAATTACAACATAAGGCAGACTGTTGTATTGAGTCAATGGGTTAGAATACAACTAATAGCAAGTACCGAATCAGAGGTCCCTTTATAGAAAGAGATTAAAACCCTCCATGGCCAAGTACACCCGAAAATCAGCAATAACAACAAATTCCTAGGGTACTTGGATTACCAGAAGATCTCTTCCTGGTCAAAGATTAGGCTTCAAAAACATTTTGTACAGCCTCTTACgaatttctttagttttaatGGAATAGATAATTGGGTTGAGCATTGGAGGCACAAAGAGATATACCAGGGACATGAACTTGTGCATGTACTCAGGGGCATGCTTCCCAAATCGATGAACCATGGACACACTAACCATGGGTACATAGAAGATGAGCACAGCACATATGTGTGACACACATGTGTTGAGTGTCTTAAGCCTCTCCTCCTGGGAGGCAATGGCCAATATAGAGTGCAGTATAAGCACGTAGGAGAGGAGAATGAGCACTGAGTCTACACCAAAGGCAGAGATAACAATGAACAGGCCATACATGCTGTTGATGGTGGTATCTCCACAAGGCAGGCGGATCAAGTCTGGGTGCAAACAGTAGGAATGTGTTAACACATTGGCTTTACAGAAAGGCAGCCTCTTCAGAAGGAAAGGCAATGGGAAAACCATGCAGAAGCTGCGGATGATGATGGATATGCCCATGTGAGCCACACGGATATCAGTGAGCACCGAAGAATAACGCAGAGGgttacagatggccacatagcgatcaAAACTCATGGCCAGCAGGATCCCAGATTCTGTCCAGGAGAAAAAGTGGATGAAGAACATCTGGGTCAGGCAGGCATCAAAGGCAATCTCTGGAGCATGAAAGCACAAGGCAGCCAATACAGTGGGCAATGTAGAAAAGGACACACCCAGGTCATTGACAGACAACAGAGACAAGAAGTAGTACATAGGCTGGTGCAAGCTCTGCTCCTCCTTTATAATGACGAGGATTAGGATATTGCCCAGGATGGAAATAGCATAAAGCAGCAAGAGGAGGGCAGCTAACGAGTGTTGTAGACCCTCCATCTCTGGGAAGCCTGTTAGTGAGAAGCTGGTAGTGCTAGAGATGTTAGTCCCAAAACTTCCCATGAGGGTCCTTGAGTAGCTTTTGGGGAAATAGAACCAGAGTAAAGTGAGGTCAGACAGTGGAAGATCAGGAGTGGTCACTTTCCTTAGTCAGGATGGAAGAGGCAATGATACTTAAATTCTATGATCGCTAGATCATGAAAGGGTCAAGAAGGAGCAGGTTAGGGATTGTTGGTTACATCTCAGACTTTCTGCAGTCTGACCATATCCACAGATGTGTCTTGGGCTCCAAACTCTTCCCCACAGATATCCTTTGACTCTTTTttaggggaaggaggagaaattaTCTGTTGTTCTTCTTGTCCCTGTGTTCTTTACAGAAAGATTCCAATCTTTCTCCAGTAGCAGAAAGTGACTTTGCCTTTCTCCCTACCAGTTCTTAGCTACCATCTTCTTCAAGAAGTGAGGTATGATAtgtccttcttccctctctgcttATTGATGCATTCATTCCTGTGCAAGATGACATCTCCATCTAGACTCTGAGCTGTATCCTCTCTTGTCGGCATTCAACCATCACTCCATATCCTCAACCTCTTTGTTGCTTGAGCCCTTCCACTTATTCACCAAGGGTCCAGAATCTCATGTTTCTGCACATATGATTGCTTTAGATTTTCCTCTCCTGCATGttcacatgttttgtttttcactgtttATATTAAGGATTCTCAAACAGTATATTAGATTCATTTGAAGAGGTTTACAAAACTCCTTTGTCTGGGCCTCATTCAtatcaattaaatcagaatctgtcAGTGGAACTCAAGaatcaggattaaaaaaaatttccaggtgACTTTGATAGGCAGCCAAGTTTGAGAATCAGAGGTTTAGATCACTCCAGTAAGCTTCAGATATGTCCCACCTCACACcaacttcttttttattgaggAACAATTTCATGATCTACTATCATAaggaataaacaaacaataacaacccTCTTTTTGGTCCACACATAATCTTTATTCCCCACATAATCTTTTAGTAACCATTcatctctctgttctctttcataactaatattttcaaaattattttctactcataatgtccttctttatctcttctctGTACATCAATgctcccaaatttatatctctagCTCAGATTTCTTTT from Canis aureus isolate CA01 chromosome 23, VMU_Caureus_v.1.0, whole genome shotgun sequence includes the following:
- the LOC144295360 gene encoding olfactory receptor 51I2-like, with the protein product MGSFGTNISSTTSFSLTGFPEMEGLQHSLAALLLLLYAISILGNILILVIIKEEQSLHQPMYYFLSLLSVNDLGVSFSTLPTVLAALCFHAPEIAFDACLTQMFFIHFFSWTESGILLAMSFDRYVAICNPLRYSSVLTDIRVAHMGISIIIRSFCMVFPLPFLLKRLPFCKANVLTHSYCLHPDLIRLPCGDTTINSMYGLFIVISAFGVDSVLILLSYVLILHSILAIASQEERLKTLNTCVSHICAVLIFYVPMVSVSMVHRFGKHAPEYMHKFMSLVYLFVPPMLNPIIYSIKTKEIRKRLYKMFLKPNL